One genomic region from Salvelinus fontinalis isolate EN_2023a chromosome 18, ASM2944872v1, whole genome shotgun sequence encodes:
- the LOC129815355 gene encoding translocon-associated protein subunit alpha, whose translation MFNFGSKILLLLLVAFPCGLISFGQVSADSESAEDISPDSTVDEEEEEEEDEVLVEEDQVPGSETEDDIDEDAAVGDVTSHPDADTTIVFVTGEEFPANEIVKFLVGFTNKGSQDFTVHSLEASFRYPQDFQFYIQNFTALPLSTVVQPQKQASFEYSFIPAQPMAGRPFGLVILLNYQDSEGNGFQTAIYNQTVTIVELEEGLDGETIFMYIFLTGLVVLAVFGMYQVLESRTRKRFPVKVETGTGGMNGVDISWIPQETLNIMSKASASPKASPRKRTKRAVGVDQ comes from the exons ATGTTCAATTTCGGATCAaaaatacttttacttttactcgtGGCTTTCCCATGTGGCCTGATATCCTTCG GCCAAGTATCTGCAGACTCTGAGTCTGCGGAGGACATTTCCCCAGATTCAACAgtcgatgaggaggaggaggaggaagaggatgaggtgcTGGTGGAAGAAGATCAGGTCCCAGGCTCA GAAACAGAAGATGACATAGATGAAGATGCTGCAGTTGGAGATGTAACCTCTCACCctgatgctgacaccaccattGTCTTTGTGACTGGGGAAG AGTTCCCAGCCAATGAGATTGTGAAGTTCCTGGTGGGTTTCACCAACAAGGGAAGCCAGGATTTCACTGTCCATTCCCTGGAGGCCTCCTTCCGTTACCCTCAGGACTTCCAGTTCTACATACAGAAC TTCACAGCCTTGCCCCTGAGCACTGTGGTCCAGCCCCAGAAGCAGGCCTCCTTTGAGTACTCCTTCATCCCTGCTCAGCCTATGGCTGGTCGTCCCTTCGGACTGGTTATCCTACTCAACTACCAGGACAGTGAG GGCAACGGTTTCCAGACGGCCATTTACAACCAGACCGTCACTATCGTTGAGCTGGAGGAAGGACTTGATGGAGAGAC AATATTCATGTATATCTTCCTGACTGGATTGGTTGTCCTGGCGGTCTTTGGCATGTACCAGGTGCTGGAGTCTAGGACG AGGAAGAGGTTCCCTGTGAAGGTGGAGACGGGCACTGGTGGGATGAACGGTGTGGACATAAGCTGGATTCCCCAAGAGACCCTCAACATCATGA GCAAGGCATCGGCATCCCCTAAAGCCTCCCCAAGGAAACGCACCAAGAGAGCGGTGGGAGTAGATCAGTAA